Proteins encoded by one window of Anopheles maculipalpis chromosome 2RL, idAnoMacuDA_375_x, whole genome shotgun sequence:
- the LOC126559561 gene encoding probable small nuclear ribonucleoprotein G gives MSKAHPPELKKYMDKRLSLKLNGGRVVSGILRGFDPFMNVVVDESIEECKDGTRNNIGMVVIRGNSIIMVEALERI, from the exons ATGTCGAAAGCACATCCGCCAGAGTTGAAAAA GTACATGGACAAGCGGCTTTCGCTGAAGCTCAATGGAGGACGAGTTGTTTCCGGCATCCTGCGTGGTTTCGATCCTTTCATGAACGTTGTGGTAGATGAATCGATCGAGGAGTGTAAGGATGGCACTCGCAACAACATCGGAATGGTG GTCATTCGGGGCAACAGTATCATCATGGTAGAGGCATTAGAAAGGATATAG
- the LOC126560058 gene encoding zinc finger protein 16-like — MENILDFRVICCTCLNVTHSTISVYHRDLKYNVLLVEMINKISHIELKPTDEYPNKLCYTCADKLRIAYEFRMMCDDSNNILLSHRKHSKELAPAHPEAEHLVHDESLLLAETSNDFIEYDGVEEYLEEYLLETEETVPSNEEQNTEQHTNISVAEKDIIPPEFDEKEEYLLCNDSPKSDTKSTIIDDAEAAEVTENKCPICGQILSKMAHLRRHLKLHNRTKSFRCTQCPKVFSRSDNLRAHEKNHSQERHYKCPQCDQRFKRMDALKVHMSVRHKQYVEAHFHVCSYCNTFFETEQKLNAHLAKRRSEKKFVCHICGKTFAELLRYEIHLEKHANAGSNVETFECFHCSKLFDSKKRLSLHIRYHTSDKVYKCKYCDESFARKTELKYHEDYHTGTKNHVCKTCGQSFYRLNALKTHMMTHTDEKPFQCSHCPKRFRQKYDMITHERRHTGERFQCDMCTEKFIHAHQLNSHLKIVHDLNVKCRKRGVTKFFPASDKHTEDRPENDAKSSSSRNEN; from the exons atggaaaatattttggatTTTCGTGTTATTTGCTGTACATGTTTGAATGTAACGCACAGCACAATATCGGTGTATCATAGAGATCTAAAGTACAATGTTTTGCTTGTGGAAATGATCAACAAAATCAGCCATATTGAG TTGAAACCGACCGATGAGTATCCTAACAAACTGTGCTATACGTGTGCCGATAAGCTACGAATTGCTTACGAGTTCCGGATGATGTGTGACGATTCTAACAATATTCTTCTCAGCCATCGAAAACATAGCAAAGAACTTGCGCCAGCTCATCCGGAAGCTGAACATCTCGTTCATGATGAAAGCCTTCTTTTAGC GGAAACAAGTAACGACTTCATAGAATACGACGGTGTTGAAGAATATCTGGAGGAATACCTTTTGGAAACGGAAGAAACAGTACCGTCGAACGAAGAACAAAACACTGAGCAACATACCAATATTTCGGTTGCTGAAAAAGACATCATTCCCCCGGAATTCGATGAAAAGGAAGAATATTTACTTTGTAACGATAGCCCTAAAAGCGACACGAAGTCAACAATTATCGACGATGCCGAGGCTGCCGAAGTGACCGAAAACAAGTGTCCAATTTGTGGCCAAATTCTAAGCAAAATGGCTCACCTAAGGCGCCACTTAAAGCTTCACAACCGCACAAAATCCTTCCGCTGCACTCAGTGTCCAAAAGTCTTTTCACGGTCAGACAACCTTCGGGCGCACGAGAAAAATCACTCCCAGGAACGGCATTACAAATGCCCACAGTGTGATCAGCGCTTTAAACGAATGGATGCGTTGAAGGTGCACATGAGCGTAAGGCACAAGCAGTACGTTGAAGCGCACTTCCACGTTTGCAGCTATTGTAACACGTTCTTCGAAACtgaacaaaaattgaatgCGCATCTCGCGAAGCGCCGAAGTGAGAAGAAGTTTGTGTGCCACATTTGTGGTAAAACCTTTGCCGAACTGTTGCGGTATGAGATACATCTGGAAAAGCATGCGAATGCTGGATCGAATGTCGAAACGTTCGAGTGTTTTCACTGTTCGAAGCTGTTCGATAGTAAGAAACGGCTCTCACTTCACATACGGTATCATACGTCGGACAAGGTGTACAAGTGTAAATATTGTGATGAAA GTTTCGCGCGGAAAACGGAATTGAAATATCATGAAGATTATCATACCGGCACGAAGAATCACGTGTGCAAAACGTGCGGACAAAGTTTCTATCGGCTAAATGCGTTAAAAACACACATGATGACTCACACCGATGAAAAGCCGTTCCAGTGTTCACACTGTCCGAAACGGTTTCGCCAGAAGTACGACATGATTACACACGAGCGGCGCCATACCGGTGAACGGTTCCAGTGCGATATGTGTACGGAAAAGTTTATTCACGCTCATCAGTTGAATTCTCACCTGAAAATAGTGCATGATTTGAATGTGAAATGCCGCAAGCGGGGAGTTACAAAGTTTTTCCCCGCGTCCGACAAACATACGGAAGATAGGCCGGAGAATGATGCTAAAAGTAGTTCATCGCGAAACGAAAACTAA